One Bradyrhizobium zhanjiangense DNA segment encodes these proteins:
- a CDS encoding AraC family transcriptional regulator yields MTVVETPILREVRGNHRSTAGVHLVARDYPKGLRIDPHLHREAQLIYAAKGTMQVTTPGGRWLVPPDRAVWVPAGLEHAIDLLADIEMRTLYFDLPWLKREQQYEGLTREFVVRVSPLLHQAILALFDAGNTEARTELLVRLVMLELHQAEDSTTFVPLPREVRCRRAAMIVLDDPTGLHDIDTLAREVGTSARTLSRLFSTETQLSFKSWCQRARIAAAIQRLSTDSNVSVKQLATSLGYASVPAFSAAFRQVTGRTPTEFAGK; encoded by the coding sequence ATGACTGTCGTCGAAACGCCAATCCTCCGGGAGGTCCGGGGCAACCACCGCTCGACCGCGGGCGTGCACCTGGTCGCGCGCGACTATCCCAAGGGGTTGCGGATCGACCCGCACTTGCACCGCGAGGCGCAGCTGATCTATGCCGCCAAGGGCACCATGCAGGTGACGACGCCCGGAGGGCGCTGGCTGGTGCCGCCGGACCGCGCGGTCTGGGTGCCCGCCGGGCTCGAGCACGCTATCGACCTGCTCGCCGACATCGAGATGCGCACGCTGTATTTCGATCTGCCCTGGCTGAAGCGCGAGCAGCAATATGAGGGACTGACCAGGGAGTTCGTGGTCCGGGTGTCGCCGCTGCTGCACCAGGCGATCCTGGCGCTGTTCGATGCGGGCAATACCGAGGCGCGGACCGAGCTGCTGGTTCGTCTCGTGATGCTGGAATTGCACCAGGCCGAGGATTCCACGACCTTCGTGCCGCTGCCGCGCGAAGTGCGCTGCCGCCGCGCCGCGATGATCGTGCTCGACGATCCCACCGGCCTGCACGACATCGACACGCTGGCACGCGAGGTCGGAACCTCCGCACGCACGCTGTCGCGGCTGTTCTCCACGGAAACGCAGCTGAGCTTCAAGAGCTGGTGCCAGCGCGCAAGGATTGCGGCGGCGATCCAGCGGCTATCGACGGATTCGAACGTGTCGGTAAAGCAGCTTGCGACATCGCTGGGTTATGCCAGCGTGCCGGCGTTCTCGGCGGCGTTCCGGCAGGTGACGGGGCGGACGCCGACGGAATTTGCGGGGAAGTAG
- a CDS encoding malonyl-CoA decarboxylase, with product MANAFFSDLLATISERGRTLLRRGDGSDTKPDAAGLMALCDALLSGRGEASGTAMAREVLDLYQELDAAGRRAFFEALVRDFGPDRERLSKAIEKWRAQPTDEDASSLHFASEPRRQELIRRLNRAPGGTGDLVSMRADLLGMMNGHTDLAALDRDVSHLLSSWFNRGFLVLRRIDWSTPANILEKIIRYEAVHEISDWDDLRRRIDPVDRRCYAFFHPAMVDEPLIFVEVALTETIPGAIAPLLAVDRQHLPIERARTAVFYSISNTQRGLGGISFGSFLIKQVVEELRRELPKLDTFVTLSPVPGFMQWVKQDKDLPLSDEDCETLKRLDDPKWFEHPETTALLRSLLEPLAAYYFLRARTPKGKLIDSVARFHLGNGARLERINWLGDLSPKGMRESAGVMVNYLYRLDDIEKNHEAYANDGEVVASSAVKKLLKGEGRRLLDMRLS from the coding sequence ATGGCCAACGCCTTCTTCTCCGACCTGCTCGCCACCATCTCCGAGCGCGGCCGCACGCTGCTTCGCCGCGGCGACGGCTCGGATACCAAACCAGACGCCGCCGGGCTGATGGCGCTTTGCGACGCGCTGCTCTCGGGCCGGGGCGAAGCCTCGGGCACGGCGATGGCGCGCGAGGTGCTCGATCTCTACCAGGAGCTGGATGCGGCCGGACGCCGCGCTTTCTTCGAGGCGCTGGTGCGCGATTTCGGCCCCGATCGGGAGCGGCTGTCCAAGGCGATCGAGAAATGGCGCGCCCAGCCCACCGACGAGGACGCGAGCTCGCTGCATTTCGCTTCCGAGCCGCGACGGCAGGAGCTGATCCGCCGCCTCAACCGCGCGCCGGGCGGCACCGGCGACCTCGTCAGCATGCGGGCCGATTTGCTCGGCATGATGAACGGGCACACCGATCTCGCTGCGCTCGATCGCGACGTTTCACATCTTCTCTCTTCGTGGTTCAACAGGGGGTTTCTCGTGCTGCGCAGGATCGACTGGTCGACCCCGGCCAACATCCTCGAAAAGATCATCCGTTACGAAGCCGTGCATGAGATCTCCGACTGGGACGATCTGCGCCGCCGCATCGATCCGGTCGACCGCCGCTGCTACGCCTTCTTCCACCCTGCGATGGTCGACGAGCCCCTGATCTTCGTCGAGGTGGCGCTGACCGAGACCATCCCCGGTGCGATTGCGCCGCTGCTCGCGGTGGACCGCCAACATCTGCCGATCGAGCGCGCGCGCACTGCCGTGTTCTATTCGATCTCCAACACCCAGCGTGGCCTTGGCGGCATCTCGTTCGGCAGCTTCCTGATCAAGCAGGTGGTCGAGGAGCTGCGCCGCGAGCTGCCGAAGCTCGACACCTTCGTGACGCTCTCGCCGGTTCCGGGCTTCATGCAATGGGTGAAGCAGGACAAGGACCTGCCGCTGTCGGACGAGGACTGCGAGACGCTGAAGCGTCTCGACGATCCCAAATGGTTCGAGCATCCCGAGACGACGGCGCTGCTCCGCAGCTTGCTGGAGCCGCTCGCGGCGTACTATTTCCTGAGGGCACGTACGCCGAAGGGCAAGCTGATCGACTCCGTCGCCCGCTTCCATCTCGGCAACGGCGCCCGGCTCGAGCGCATCAACTGGCTAGGGGACCTCTCACCGAAGGGCATGCGCGAGTCCGCCGGTGTCATGGTCAACTACCTCTACCGCCTCGACGACATCGAGAAGAACCACGAAGCCTACGCCAACGACGGCGAGGTCGTGGCATCCAGCGCGGTGAAGAAGCTGCTGAAGGGCGAAGGACGGCGGCTCTTGGATATGCGCTTGTCGTAA
- the tarD gene encoding D(-)-tartrate dehydratase, producing the protein MSVRIVDVREITKPISSPIRNAYIDFTKMTTSLVAVVTDVVRDGKRVVGYGFNSNGRYGQGGLIRERFAARILEADPNSLLDAAGDNLDPDKVWAAMMTNEKPGGHGERSVAVGTIDMAVWDAVAKIAGKPLFRLLAERHGVTANPRVFVYAAGGYYYPGKDLSMLRGEMRGYLDRGYNVVKMKIGGAPIEEDRTRIEAVLKEIGKDAQLAVDANGRFNLETGIAYAKMLRDYPLFWYEEVGDPLDYALQAALAEFYPGPMATGENLFSHQDARNLIRYGGMRPDRDWLQFDCALSYGLCEYQRTLEVLKTYGWSPSRCIPHGGHQMSLNIAAGLGLGGNESYPDLFQPYGGFPDGVRVENGHITMPELAGIGFEGKSDLYKEMKALAE; encoded by the coding sequence ATGTCCGTCCGCATCGTCGACGTCCGCGAAATCACCAAACCGATCTCCTCGCCGATCCGCAACGCCTATATCGACTTCACCAAGATGACGACGAGCCTGGTTGCCGTCGTCACCGACGTGGTGCGCGACGGCAAGCGTGTCGTCGGCTACGGCTTCAACTCCAACGGCCGTTACGGGCAGGGCGGTCTGATCCGCGAGCGCTTTGCCGCGCGCATTCTCGAAGCTGATCCGAACTCGCTGCTCGATGCCGCCGGCGACAATCTCGACCCCGACAAGGTCTGGGCCGCGATGATGACCAACGAGAAGCCGGGCGGCCATGGCGAGCGCTCGGTCGCGGTCGGCACCATCGATATGGCGGTGTGGGACGCGGTGGCGAAGATCGCGGGCAAGCCGCTGTTCCGCCTGCTTGCCGAGCGTCACGGCGTGACCGCCAATCCGCGCGTGTTCGTCTATGCCGCCGGCGGCTATTACTATCCCGGCAAGGACCTCTCGATGCTGCGCGGCGAGATGCGCGGCTATCTCGACCGCGGCTACAACGTCGTGAAGATGAAGATCGGCGGTGCGCCGATCGAGGAGGACCGCACCCGCATCGAGGCGGTGCTGAAGGAGATCGGCAAGGACGCACAGCTCGCCGTCGACGCCAATGGCCGCTTCAACCTCGAGACCGGCATCGCCTACGCAAAAATGCTGCGCGATTATCCCTTGTTCTGGTACGAGGAGGTCGGCGATCCCCTCGATTACGCGCTGCAAGCCGCGCTCGCCGAGTTCTATCCGGGCCCAATGGCAACCGGCGAAAACCTGTTCAGCCACCAGGACGCCCGCAACCTGATCCGCTACGGCGGCATGCGCCCCGATCGCGATTGGCTGCAATTCGACTGCGCACTGTCCTACGGCCTCTGCGAATATCAGCGCACGCTGGAGGTGCTGAAGACCTATGGCTGGTCCCCCAGCCGCTGCATCCCGCATGGCGGCCACCAGATGTCGCTCAACATTGCAGCCGGCTTGGGCCTCGGCGGCAACGAAAGCTACCCCGACCTGTTCCAGCCCTATGGCGGCTTCCCGGACGGCGTCCGCGTCGAGAACGGCCACATCACCATGCCGGAGCTGGCAGGCATCGGCTTCGAGGGCAAATCCGATCTCTACAAGGAAATGAAGGCGCTGGCGGAGTAG
- a CDS encoding DUF3297 family protein, translated as MSDEFPDRLSVDPNSPYYNADILARDVGIRFKGIEKTNVEEYCISEGWVRVTAGNAKDRYGNPLTIKVHGPVEPYFRGKK; from the coding sequence ATGAGCGACGAATTTCCGGACCGCCTGTCGGTCGATCCGAACAGCCCCTATTACAACGCGGACATCCTGGCGCGCGACGTCGGCATCCGCTTCAAGGGCATCGAGAAGACCAATGTCGAGGAATACTGCATCAGCGAAGGCTGGGTCCGCGTCACCGCCGGCAACGCCAAGGATCGCTACGGCAACCCGCTGACCATCAAGGTGCATGGTCCCGTCGAGCCGTATTTCAGGGGAAAGAAATAG
- a CDS encoding glutathione peroxidase, with amino-acid sequence MTAIYDFKANSLAGDEVPMRRFEGQVLLIVNTASKCGFTPQYRGLENLYRDLSPRGFSVLGFPCNQFGAQEPGQADEIQAFCSTNYDVTFPLFEKIDVNGANAHPLYEYLKRQQSGLLGASIKWNFTKFLVDRAGKVVARYAPTARPEGLRNQIETLL; translated from the coding sequence ATGACCGCCATCTACGACTTCAAGGCCAACTCGCTCGCCGGCGACGAGGTGCCGATGCGCCGTTTCGAGGGACAGGTGCTGCTGATCGTCAACACCGCGAGCAAATGCGGCTTCACGCCGCAATATCGCGGGTTGGAGAATCTCTATCGCGATCTGTCGCCGCGCGGCTTCTCGGTGCTCGGCTTTCCCTGCAACCAGTTCGGCGCGCAGGAGCCGGGACAGGCGGACGAGATCCAGGCGTTCTGTTCGACCAATTACGACGTCACCTTTCCGCTGTTCGAGAAGATCGACGTCAACGGCGCCAACGCACACCCTCTGTATGAGTACCTGAAACGGCAGCAATCCGGACTCTTGGGCGCCTCCATCAAATGGAATTTCACCAAATTCCTGGTGGACCGTGCCGGCAAGGTGGTCGCGCGCTACGCGCCGACCGCGCGGCCCGAAGGATTGCGCAATCAAATCGAAACACTGCTGTGA
- a CDS encoding amidase family protein, with protein MQDLWRLSAADLATLVKSKKVSAREAAKAGLARLDAVNPALNAVIDHRPDDVLKQADAVDAAIARGEDPGVLAGVPVTIKANVDQEGFATTNGLKLQRDAIAREDNPVVANFRKAGAILLGRTNCPAFSYRWFTTNLIHGDTKNPRDASLTPGGSSGGAGSAVAAGIGHIAHGTDIAGSIRYPAYACGVHGLRPTLGRIPAFNPALPERPIGPQIMAVSGPLARTVNDLRISLAAMSARDIRDPWFVPVPLEGPARPKRAALCLNPGGLATTPEVKAAVSDAGKRLERAGWTVDIIEDTPPTREAVEWQIKLWLGDGYEAQLEAAEREGDPGALACLRGNRSRVTPMDQANYAKALTRRATLTREWMLFFEKYAVLLTPVSGELPFPDHLDLKDDESFKRVWEAQLPQIAIPFMGLPGLVVSTGLVGKAPVGVHIVSGRYREDLCLLAGEAIEAGGVPPSPIDPVG; from the coding sequence ATGCAAGATCTCTGGCGCCTGTCGGCCGCCGACCTCGCCACCCTCGTCAAGTCCAAAAAGGTATCCGCCAGGGAGGCCGCCAAGGCCGGTCTCGCCCGCCTGGACGCCGTCAATCCCGCGCTCAACGCGGTGATCGACCACCGGCCGGACGACGTGCTCAAACAGGCTGACGCCGTCGACGCCGCCATCGCGCGGGGCGAGGACCCCGGCGTGCTCGCCGGCGTGCCCGTCACCATCAAGGCGAATGTCGACCAGGAAGGCTTTGCCACCACCAACGGCCTGAAACTCCAGCGCGACGCGATCGCGCGCGAGGACAACCCGGTGGTCGCCAATTTCCGCAAAGCCGGCGCCATCCTGCTCGGCCGCACCAATTGTCCGGCCTTCTCCTACCGCTGGTTCACCACCAATCTGATCCATGGCGACACCAAGAACCCCCGCGATGCTTCGCTGACTCCCGGCGGCTCCTCCGGCGGCGCCGGCTCGGCGGTCGCGGCCGGCATCGGCCACATCGCCCACGGCACCGACATCGCCGGCTCGATCCGCTATCCCGCCTATGCCTGCGGCGTGCACGGCCTGCGCCCGACGCTCGGCCGTATTCCCGCTTTCAATCCCGCGCTGCCGGAGCGCCCGATCGGGCCGCAGATCATGGCGGTCTCTGGCCCGCTGGCGCGCACCGTCAACGACTTGCGCATCTCGCTCGCCGCGATGTCGGCCCGCGACATCCGCGATCCCTGGTTCGTGCCGGTGCCGCTGGAAGGCCCCGCACGGCCGAAGCGTGCCGCGCTCTGTCTCAATCCGGGCGGCCTTGCCACCACGCCGGAGGTGAAGGCGGCGGTGAGCGATGCCGGCAAGCGGCTGGAGCGCGCTGGCTGGACCGTCGACATCATCGAGGATACGCCGCCGACGCGCGAGGCGGTCGAGTGGCAGATCAAGCTGTGGCTCGGCGACGGCTACGAGGCGCAGCTAGAGGCGGCCGAGCGCGAGGGCGATCCCGGCGCGCTGGCGTGCCTACGCGGCAACCGCAGCAGGGTCACACCGATGGACCAGGCGAATTACGCGAAGGCGCTGACCCGCCGCGCGACGCTAACCCGCGAATGGATGCTGTTCTTCGAAAAATATGCCGTGCTGCTGACGCCGGTCTCCGGCGAGCTGCCGTTCCCCGATCATCTCGACCTCAAGGATGACGAGTCCTTCAAGCGCGTCTGGGAAGCGCAGCTGCCGCAGATTGCGATTCCCTTCATGGGCTTGCCGGGGCTCGTGGTCTCCACCGGTCTCGTCGGCAAGGCGCCGGTCGGCGTGCACATCGTCTCCGGCCGCTACCGGGAGGATCTGTGCTTGCTCGCAGGCGAAGCGATCGAGGCCGGCGGCGTGCCGCCGTCGCCGATCGATCCCGTGGGCTAG
- a CDS encoding DUF6894 family protein, with translation MPRYFFNTRIGDELIVDPDGEDLRNPDRAWEVARQMILEVVKSEGAQPALLEAVIEVTDDDGEIVLEFPFTEALLDMPDQSATRH, from the coding sequence ATGCCAAGATATTTCTTCAACACCCGTATCGGCGACGAACTGATCGTGGATCCTGACGGCGAGGATCTGCGCAACCCCGATCGCGCGTGGGAGGTCGCCCGCCAGATGATCCTGGAGGTGGTGAAGTCGGAGGGTGCCCAGCCGGCCCTGCTCGAGGCCGTCATCGAGGTGACCGACGATGACGGGGAGATCGTGCTGGAGTTTCCCTTCACCGAGGCGCTGCTGGACATGCCGGACCAGTCCGCGACAAGGCATTGA
- the pqqA gene encoding pyrroloquinoline quinone precursor peptide PqqA codes for MAWKAPKIVEVPCGMEINMYVSATRK; via the coding sequence ATGGCCTGGAAAGCCCCGAAGATCGTCGAAGTGCCCTGCGGCATGGAAATCAACATGTATGTGAGCGCCACCCGCAAGTAA
- the pqqB gene encoding pyrroloquinoline quinone biosynthesis protein PqqB, which yields MLRVVVLGAAAGGGVPQWNCGCEGCRAARASGHDLLRTQASVAFSGDGEHWFLINASPDLRQQLNATPQLHPKAGALRHTPIAGVILTNGEVDAVAGLLSMREGSPFTIYAHEKVLAILKSNSIFNVLNEKNVRRQPTDIGEPFEPRLPDGARSGIEVLPFAVPGKSAWYLEGKAHPGGETGDGDTLGLKITDKTSGKCFYFIAACAEVTDALKAEIDGAALVFFDGTVWRDDEMIRAGLGHKTGKSMGHVAMSGADGAIARLADLTIDRKIFLHINNSNPALLPASPERKATEEASWQIPADGTEIVL from the coding sequence ATGCTTCGCGTCGTCGTCCTGGGCGCCGCAGCCGGCGGCGGAGTGCCGCAATGGAATTGCGGCTGCGAGGGCTGCCGAGCAGCCCGTGCCAGCGGCCATGACCTCTTGCGAACCCAGGCGTCGGTCGCCTTCAGCGGCGACGGCGAGCACTGGTTCCTGATCAACGCCTCCCCCGACCTTCGCCAGCAATTGAACGCCACGCCGCAGTTGCACCCGAAGGCTGGCGCGCTGCGCCACACGCCGATTGCGGGCGTGATCCTGACCAACGGCGAAGTCGACGCGGTCGCAGGCCTGCTGTCGATGCGCGAGGGCTCGCCCTTCACGATTTACGCGCATGAGAAGGTGCTGGCTATCCTGAAGAGCAACAGCATCTTCAACGTGCTGAACGAGAAGAACGTACGGCGCCAGCCGACCGACATCGGCGAGCCGTTCGAGCCGCGACTGCCGGACGGCGCGCGTTCAGGGATCGAGGTGCTGCCGTTCGCGGTGCCGGGCAAGTCGGCCTGGTATCTGGAAGGCAAGGCCCATCCTGGCGGAGAGACCGGCGACGGCGATACGCTGGGCCTGAAGATCACCGACAAGACAAGCGGCAAGTGCTTCTATTTCATCGCCGCGTGCGCCGAGGTCACCGATGCGCTCAAGGCCGAGATCGACGGCGCGGCGCTGGTGTTCTTCGACGGCACGGTCTGGCGCGACGACGAGATGATCAGGGCCGGGCTCGGCCACAAGACCGGCAAGAGCATGGGCCATGTCGCGATGTCCGGCGCCGACGGCGCGATCGCGCGGCTGGCTGACCTCACTATCGACAGGAAGATTTTTCTGCATATCAATAACTCGAATCCGGCACTGCTGCCCGCTTCACCCGAGCGGAAAGCGACTGAAGAGGCGAGCTGGCAGATACCCGCGGATGGAACGGAGATTGTGCTGTGA
- the pqqC gene encoding pyrroloquinoline-quinone synthase PqqC: MTALSIGKDIKLTSAEELEASLRHIGATRYHSLHPFHKLLHGGKLNKGQVQAWALNRYYYQSTIPIKDAVVISRFRDRATRLEWRHRIEDHDGDVGSEGGIERWLKLTEGLGLDTAYVESTEGILPATRFAVEAYVHYCREKSPLEAIASSLTELFAPNLHEERISGMLAHYDFVNPDIMSYFKRRLTQAPRDAGFALDYVKAHATTPEQRAQVCNALIFKTNVLWVQLDALQHAYVEGHIPPGAFVPKEN; the protein is encoded by the coding sequence ATGACCGCGCTCTCGATCGGCAAGGACATCAAGCTCACTAGCGCCGAGGAACTCGAGGCGTCGCTGCGCCATATCGGGGCGACGCGCTATCACAGCCTGCATCCGTTCCATAAGCTGCTGCATGGTGGCAAGCTGAACAAGGGTCAGGTGCAGGCCTGGGCGCTGAACCGCTACTATTACCAGAGCACGATCCCGATCAAGGACGCGGTCGTCATCTCGCGCTTCCGCGACCGCGCCACGCGCCTGGAATGGCGCCACCGCATCGAGGACCATGACGGCGACGTCGGCAGCGAGGGCGGCATCGAGCGCTGGCTCAAGCTGACCGAAGGCCTCGGCCTCGACACGGCTTACGTGGAATCGACCGAAGGCATCCTGCCGGCGACGCGCTTTGCGGTCGAAGCCTATGTCCATTACTGCCGCGAGAAGAGCCCGCTGGAGGCGATCGCCTCCTCGCTCACCGAGTTGTTCGCGCCGAACCTGCACGAAGAGCGCATCTCCGGCATGCTGGCGCATTACGACTTCGTCAACCCCGACATCATGAGCTACTTCAAGCGACGCCTGACTCAGGCGCCGCGCGATGCGGGCTTTGCGCTCGACTATGTCAAGGCGCATGCCACGACGCCGGAGCAGCGCGCGCAGGTGTGCAACGCGCTGATCTTCAAGACCAACGTGCTGTGGGTGCAGCTGGACGCACTCCAACACGCCTATGTCGAGGGTCACATTCCGCCGGGCGCCTTCGTGCCCAAGGAAAACTAA
- the pqqD gene encoding pyrroloquinoline quinone biosynthesis peptide chaperone PqqD has translation MAEPRNISVSEASRPVLPRHAKLKYDETRQVWVILAPERVLAPDEIAVEVLQLCDGQRNVGDVADQLAAKYAAPREAILADVIVMLQDLADKGFLTEAREKTS, from the coding sequence ATGGCCGAGCCGCGGAACATCAGCGTCAGCGAGGCAAGCCGCCCCGTGCTGCCGCGGCATGCCAAGCTGAAGTATGATGAGACGCGACAAGTCTGGGTGATCCTGGCGCCAGAACGGGTGCTGGCCCCGGACGAGATCGCGGTCGAGGTCTTGCAGCTCTGCGACGGCCAGCGCAATGTCGGCGACGTCGCCGATCAGCTGGCGGCGAAATACGCCGCGCCGCGCGAGGCGATCCTCGCCGACGTCATCGTCATGCTGCAGGACCTAGCCGACAAGGGCTTTCTCACGGAGGCCCGGGAGAAGACGTCATGA